The sequence GGTAGGTTAAATGTAGGTCGGTAGGTAATTAATTGGACATTCTTCTCAAGACAGGTAGGTAAAAGGGAATATAGGTATTACTTACTGTTTTTCTTTAGTTAAACTCCGAATTTTACACTGACGATATGTATTATCAACTCTTGATATTatgctactaatattattatgatgcacTTACCATAACTTACACTgtgcaaatataaataaaaaatgatttcctgattttttttaatttttgtcacTGCGAAAATATTAGATAATTGCAAAATTATGAGAGAAAAGTCTGTCTTGCTCTATACGAAGTACATTGCATAGAGAAAATCTAGTTTATtatgatatatattatgtacctaagaTTAATTTGCAGTAAATAGACGCATTGAATCAATATTGCCTTGACCCTAAAACTATGTTGATAACTTAAAAcactgattaattaattattaatattatatttattaataatattaaaaatcataTCTCCTATACTACTTACTAAAAATCTTTGAGCAGAGGGTGACCTTTATAAAAAGGcttctaaattttaattttgaatatcACTTTCAGAGTCATCCTCCACATATAAACAtcaacaggtttttttttttaaattgtggtcaaaaaaattaaattgtggtcatgaacaaatattgctatacaatgaaccaaaagcttaatttgctataatccgctgaaacaggtcgaatctgtatggtgcaacatgcagcatgcgaaatgcaccgcccgccctcccactgctaaccatgcaggaaaaagcagccaccaggcaagcaatacgcaccaccaccacgcagcaccacacaaatcccaaatagcaaattaagcttttggttcattgtatatcatggacttccggcTTCTGTacaacaaatattgctattttcaactttcagagtaagattaccaagtggggtatcatatgatagggctttacttgtacattctaaaacagattttttatttatttttaggcataatagtttttgatttatcgtgcaaaatgtcgataaaatacgattgtagtacggaaccctcagtgcgcgagtctggttttattttaacaagtttgtaaataataatcgcGTCCAACAGGTTCTAAAATGCCAAATGATCATAATGTTATTATCAGAAACGGTCATCACCTAGCTACGATAGTATGTCTTTCGCAAAACAGCTGtataaacattataataattaaatatttttattaaaattaacgGTGAAATAATGGAATTACCAAACTTGGCTAGTGAAGTTAAAAACGAAAATAGTCACTTTTCTTGGATTTTCTTCTTTAGACAGGTAAACTTTTCTTTACATGTCAAGTTGAAAGAGTATCAGTGTTATTAGACTTGTAGATTTATATTAACAGGCTTTATTAttgcttatggactaagagcctgcgagggccagaccttcgttgttttataaaagatgaaagtttccctgcgtattgtccccaacacagggaacaacgatcagcgactacgaAGTTTGGATTattgtggctttgggagataacaggtaaaaagggtgtaaaaaatcttttgtcaaagtataaagtttaatttttttacattttctacgAAATAGGATTaggaatcacgtcatgcattgccagacacttagtatcgtggcaatccGCTGCCTAAAAAcccttaattttttaaactgtaagggtgtctggcagaggtTGCCAAGAGGCTAAGTGTCTAGCTACGCATAACGTGatattttctaataatattccgaagaaaattaaaaaattaaattgacttTACACATCGGTGGAAGATTTTTTTAaccgttttagggttccgtaccgcaaaaggaaaaaggaacccttgtagaatcacttcgttgtctgtctgcatgcctgacgtgtctgtcaagaaacctacaaggtacttcctgttgacttagaatcatgaaatatgacaggtaggtaggtcttatagcacacgtaagtcGAAAACTCccaaaccgtgaaaaattaaaatgtgttcaagaaCTAGTAAGTATTTACACTTTCTAAGTTAGAtgaatataccaagtgggatatcataatgaaagggctttacctgtacagtgtacattctaaaacagattttttttgtttttatgaataatagttttgatttatcgtgcaaaatttcgaaaaaatacgactgtagtaggggACTCTCGGTGCGCTaagctgactcgcacttggccggttttatacctgttatctcccaaagccaccataatccaaacttcatagtcgctgatcgttcttccctgtgttggggacaatatgcggggagactttcagcttttataaaatagcgaagatctggccctcgcgggctctctctctattagctTGTGAAGTTGTGTCTAAGGATCAGGGCCTTTAATGAAGTTTTTACCATCGCATAACAACATTGTACCAGAAAGGTTTTATATAgttacatagtttttttttcaaagaatattagccatgctaatcatgaataatattcccgtttcctctccaactaagcgtaaagcttgtgctgtgagtaggtacgacaatagtgcaacgggtggggtttgaactgccgacctttcggatttcagtccactccttaaccgttgagctattgaggctgtgaATATATATAGGGTATAGCTATATATAGTAAATATTATAGGTTAACACTTTCATAATATTTGCATTTTGCGTCTGCAGAATAGATAAGCTCGAGGCGAGTAAGCTAGTTTTGAAATATTTCTTTGCAGCTTTTTACATGCGGTGCGGTTGTGTTAAACCTTTTTACGTTTGGCATGTTCATGGGTGCACCGACAGTATTAATACCTCAATTAAGAAAAGAAGCTAATTCAACAGATGTCGTAACACCAGAAATGACATCTTGGTTATGTAAGtctatattttagtttagttagttctTTTTTAGTCAGGGGACAAATCTAGCGGAATTCCGAAAACGGGCGTGGTGTCCCAAACCCTCGAATGTGCCGAAAGGAAAATGCCAGTGGATAAAACGCCGAAGAGAATTTACGCGTGCAGAACTCCACTAGATTTGTCCCTGGTCTTAGAAATTTTAATTCGtactcataaaaaatattatcctCTATTAGTCTGAAAGAATTTTGGAAAAGTTTTATGTTGTGGCGTCAATACTAACTTTTAATAAGTTCATAGACTGCAATATTGTGGTTGCATCTTTCTAGTTGTACATAAATGGTAGcttattttacattttcttaagagtaagcttttttattttatcaggcTCTTGATATTTCCTTATTTTATGCAgttatagatatatatatataatatacttttttcttttttcaaaaagaatattagccatgttaaatgactaatattcccctttcctctccaactaagcgtgaagcttgtgctaggagtaggtacgacaatagtgcaacgggcgaggtttgaaccgtcgacctttcggttttcagtccactcctgtaccagttgagctattgaggctctgatatgtgacgttttgtcggtctcaacgacatgaCTCAGactctttccaaaggtcgatgtaggtacattattttccgcTGCGTACtgcatataataaaaaaatcgtttatttatctatttcatcatcatcatcatgatcaacccatcaccggctcactacagagcgcgggtctcctctcagagtgagaagggtttttggccatagtctaccacgctggccatgtgcggattggtagacttcacacacctttgagaacattatgcagaactctcaggcatgcaggtttcctcacgatgttttccttcaccgttaaagcaaatgatatttaattaattaaaacgcacataactccgaaaagttagaggtgcgtgcctgggatcgaacccccgacctccgattagaaggcggacgtcctaaccactaggctgtcacagctttaTCTATTTATTGTTGACTAAATTTGATTGTTCTAAAAAATATGTAGTCACTAAGAAAAGTAGAATTATTgctaattattgttaataatttattaagtaagtataagtatttaACTGAAAGGATTAAGTAAGAACATACGTAGGTATTCAAATCACGACATTAATTTAATCATGTAAGAAAGTTAGTAGGAAGAAGAACAtttattttgcacaataattcaaatgtTTCCTATTGGTATAGGTAATATTAAAGATactcatattttataatttaataagcTGCATAACTTTATTTCCAGCTTCTATGTCAGCCTACAGTAGTATACCATGGGGAATCATTTTACCACTATTGGCATATCGGTTTggaagaaaatatattttagttttaattagtgTTAGCGCATTACTaggaaatataattttttattgtagtACAAGTATGATAGAACTTATTGTCAGCCAAGCGATACAAGGCATCCTGGCAGCCTCAATAACCACAATCACCATAATGGTTATGTCTGAATACACATCGCCCAAGTATAGAGGTGTGTTATTAGCCGTGAAATCTGCAACATTGTATTGGGGAGTTTGGATCTCAAATGCTATCGGAACGTTCTACCACTGGAGAAATATTGGTATCGTTATTTTTGTttgtagtattttcaatttatcgTCCATATTCTACAAGGAATCGCCTTATTGGCTGGCGACAAAGGGACGTTTTGAAGAATGCACAAAAGTTCACCGATGGCTTAAAGGTACAGGGGAAGATTCAGAGGAAGAGCTCAGAAAGCTTATATTATCGCAACAAGAGCATTTAAGTCTAAAAGCAGAAATCAAAGGGCGTGcaacttttagaaaatattttaaaattttgtatatattgCGATGTGAAACTTTTTACAAACCTTTTGTATATGCCATCTTTCCAACATGCCTGTACCACTTTTCGGGCAAGATGGCGTACACCGTGTACGCTATAGACATCATTAAGAAATTGACATCTAGCGAAAAAACGGCTTATGGCGGTATGCTTATATTAGATGCAGTTACTGTACTAGGCATGTATCTAGGCTGTGGTTTAGCTAAAATTCTAAGACGTCGAACACAATTACTTGTATTTTCATCAATaggaattagttttttatttattttatcagttTATTTGTACATGGTTAATATAAATGTGTTGTCAGATAACAAGTACGTCTCTTTGTCCTTATTAACGGCGTTTTCGCTTAGCATTGGCAGTGGACCAATAATCCTCTCAGCCTGCTGTGCAGCAGAGTTGTGCCCATTGAGGTACAGGagttattttttgtgttgtATCTCAATTTTCAATAGCATAATACTAGCGACAGTTGTTAAATTTTCACCGctacttttcaaatattttggtACGCATggtgcatttttattttatgctatATCATCATCCGTTTTTTTAATTCTCATATACAAATACATGCCTGAAACAAAAGATCTGACTATTCAAGAAATACAGGAACGCATGACACGTCGCGATGGTAGAGGACACGCTAATAGAGAAACCCTGCCACTAAATGAAACAGAATTCACACAAAAATGAAAGTATATACTTAGGCGATTATAATATTCACATTGCACTGTTCAAGCTGAACATTACCTATAATATGTCATGCAGACTattgcattattttatttgtaaaaaagatgtaagtaagtataatttaatattacgaGATTGTATGGTGCATTCGGCTAAACATGGCGTATGAATAATAAACaatgtaaatattaattaaacaaaagtGAGAAGATTCAATTTATGATTTTCATGCTCTTAAAATTAAAGTGGTTGTATCATTTTACCTAGTATAGCCTAAACCTACTGCAATAGTTGACTACTGCAGCTTAGACTATTCAATAGTCATCTCTACAGTCTAAGCTGACTGAGGCtcactgactggctgactgaatTGACTTTTTATACCGACTTTTCAGTTGGACTTGActcaaaattgaaaaaaaatacaaaactcTACTTTGATCAAAGTTGCTTAGCCAATGCAATCAACCAATATGCAACTATGCCACGTCATATCCGTCCGTTGTGTGATAACTATCTATCTGATAGACAACACACAACTGAAAACGGTGGGCATATAACGTGGATGAGCACTTAGAATAAGCACTatgaaagaattttgaaaacttatccTACCTAAACTTATGACGCTAGGAAGATTAATTTGGGATTAAAATCCCATCGGACAATAcccattttaagtaaataaacaatAACGGTTGCAACCACAGAATAGTTAATTacctaatgattattattaggaTTTCTGTGGTTGCAACTATTTTGCTGTGTACTACTACTACTGTTAAGTACTACAAAAGCGACtgcgggtcttctccgtttggtcGGAACAGCCACGCGGGGGTATGGGCACAGTAcaggcctcgaggcatggcctccttctACTACtacaaaaagaaaacttttCGTAGTAGTTCCTAGTTAAATATTAAGATGGCgctaaaacaaaaattgctagtaTGAAGGTGAAATCTTCAAAGTAATTCGACAATATCTttaattgttaatttattttaatttatttcaacttaaattcccaattataataattacgcTTATCTTAGATCAGATTGATGTAATCTCTTACAAGTATAAAATTATCTTCTAAGTTTTTGTAACTAATTTACTACCTACTGTTAGTCATTTTGGACGTTGTCATATTGTATGAGGAGGGCGATGATCACTGTAATACAGATCTTCTTGTGCAGGATCATCGTTCCGATATGTTAGTGTTAACTTAATATTAAGTAACTGTAATATTGAGTGTAAATGAAGTAAATAAGTTTATAATAACTTATTACTGTAAAATGAATGTgagaaaataaagattattattgttaaaaaaaaattgccttttaaataagtttgtagataataatatagcttcaaacgtaaacgtaaacctcACACAGCTACGGAAAGTGTGTCTATTCACAATTCACAATAGATCTATTCACATGAATGGTGAAGCAATGGAGTTATCGGACGTGACAgaggaaaataaaaatgaaaaaagccACACTTCTTGTGTTTTTTTCTTCAGACAGGTAAACTTTTTGGAAATAAAATCTTCCCATTTAGTTTTCTTAACACATGTTTGGTGTAATTTTCtaacatattatacaaattggtgTTTTTTTCCGGTCGCACATTGTTCATTTGATTGACTTGTTTTATACATACTTGTTGTCTGTCACTTGCAACATTATCATAATCAACAACCCATTGCTGGTTCAATAGCACGGGTCTTAGGATGAGAAAGGTTTGATCATAGTCCACCATCCTCTGGCCacgtgcagattggcagacacacacacttttgagaactttatggagaactcttaggcaatAAGTATTACACGAAAGTCGAAAAGTTTCTAAACTTATTTTAGTGGAATTTAATAGGGGCTTTGCCATAATTAAACAACATGTCACAAGGAAGGTTTACTatcatattatgtagattaCTTGGACATTTAAATCTGCTGAATGCAGCGAAGCCGGTATAAGTTAGCtagtagtaaaatataatttttacagCTTTTTACATGCGGTGCGGTTGTGTTAAACTTTTTTACGTTTGGCATGGTCATGGGCGCACCGACAGTATTAATACCTCAATTAAGAAAAGAAGCTAATTCAACAGATGTCGTAACACCAGAAATGGCATCTTGGCTATGTAAGTCGATACTATATAGTTCTTATtctttttagtacctacctgaCAGACAGGTACAAATCTAGCGGAGTTCCGAGAGCGGAAAAACATTAACGTGACATCTTGCTCGCAGTTAtcttatgaaaatgaaaatgtatcaaaatctacgcggacaaaaCACACCCAAAAGAATTTTTGCGCCCCAAAGGCCTAGAATTTCATATACTCACTAGATTTGTCCTTGGTCTTAAGAAAGTTTTAATGTATGTCTTGTTAGGactgctaataaataataaataaatttgagcTTTGGCACAACCGCAAATAAATTGTATcttttaatacaaataattcgaagaattttataaaatactcaTACTCTACTTTCCTTTGAAAAGTCGTACCTAATGATAATGACAATCAAACTTTATGAGGTTTCGCTTTTATTTGGTTGGTAGACCATAATATTGTGACAATCATTATAGTGGTCGTTTGCTTTTTAATGCACTAATCAGTATAATATGTAACGCAACTAGTAgttgatataggtacataatcttGAAATAACTCACgtaaattttacttacttgtaaaCTTTTTTTCAGCTTCTATGTCATCCTACAATGGTATACCGTGGGGATTCATATTGCCTTTATTGGCATATCGCTTCggaagaaaatatattttagttctGATAAGTGTTAGCGTATTAATAGgaaatataactttttattgTAGTACAAGTGTTATAGAACTTATTTTCAGCCAAGCGATACAAGGCATCCTGTCAGCCTCAACAACCACAATCACATTAATGGTTATGTCTGAATACACATCACCTAAGTATAGAGGTGTGTTATTAGCCGTGAAGTCTGCAACATTCTATTGGGGAGTTTGGATCTCAAATGCTATTGGAACGTTCTACCACTGGAGAAATATTGGCATCGTTATTTTTGTTTGTAGTATTTACAATTTATCGTCTATATTCTACAAGGAATCGCCTTATTGGCTGGCCACAAAGGGACGTTTTGAAGAATGCACAAAAGTTCACCGATGGCTTAAAGGTACAGGGGAAGATTCAGAGGAAGAGCTCAGAAAGCTTATATTATCACAACAAGAGCATTTAAGTATTAAAGCAGCAATCAAAGGGCGTGGTAATTTTagaaaacatattaaaattttgaatatatTGCGATGCGAAACTTTTTATAAACCTTTTGGATATGCCATCTTGCCAATATGCCTATTTCATTTTTCGGGCAAGATGGCTTACGTTATGTACGCCATAGATATCATTAAGAAATTGACATCTAGCGAAGAAACAGCTTATAAAGGAATGCTTATATTGGATGCAGTTACTGTACTAGGCATGTATCTAGGCTGTGGTTTAGCTAAAATTGTAAGACGTCGAAcacaattacttttattttcatgcataggaatactttttttatttgcttTGTCAATTTATTTGTACTTGGTTAATAGAAATTGTTTGTCAGAGAACAAGTATTTCTCTTTGTTTTTATTGACGTCATTTTCGTTAAGCATTAGCAGTGGACCAGTACTTCTCTCAGTCAGCTGTGCAGGAGAGTTGTGTCCGTTGAGGTACagaagttattttttgtgttgtCTCTCAATGTTCAATAGTACATTATTAGCGACTGTTGTAAAATTTTCACCActtcttttcatatattttggTACGCATGGTGCATTCTTCTTTTATAGTATATTATCATCCATTTTCTTTATTCTCGTATACAAATACATGCCCGAAACAAAAGATCTGACTATTCAAGAAATACAGGAACGCATGACACGTCGCGATGGTAGAGGACACGCTAATAAAGAAACCCTGCTACTGAAAGAAATAGAATTAACACAAAAAATATAGTATAGGTGATTACAATATTTAAGTTGCAAACTTTTAAGTTTCTAAATCTTACTGTTTATGCTGAACATTACAGATAATATGTCAGGCAGACTATGTCATTATTTtatgtgtaaaaaatattagCATAATTTATGTTACGAGATTGATTGGTGCATTTGGCTAAATATGGCGTATGAATAATAAACgatgtaaatatttaataaacatCAGCAAAAAGTGTcaagttattattttaaaatggttgtATCATTGTACCTAGTATAGCCTTAACCTACTGCAATAGTTGACTACTGCTTGGACTATTTAATAGTCATCCtcaataaatctaatctaaatcttt is a genomic window of Maniola hyperantus chromosome 12, iAphHyp1.2, whole genome shotgun sequence containing:
- the LOC138403093 gene encoding facilitated trehalose transporter Tret1-2 homolog isoform X1; this encodes MELPNLASEVKNENSHFSWIFFFRQLFTCGAVVLNLFTFGMFMGAPTVLIPQLRKEANSTDVVTPEMTSWLSSMSAYSSIPWGIILPLLAYRFGRKYILVLISVSALLGNIIFYCSTSMIELIVSQAIQGILAASITTITIMVMSEYTSPKYRGVLLAVKSATLYWGVWISNAIGTFYHWRNIGIVIFVCSIFNLSSIFYKESPYWLATKGRFEECTKVHRWLKGTGEDSEEELRKLILSQQEHLSLKAEIKGRATFRKYFKILYILRCETFYKPFVYAIFPTCLYHFSGKMAYTVYAIDIIKKLTSSEKTAYGGMLILDAVTVLGMYLGCGLAKILRRRTQLLVFSSIGISFLFILSVYLYMVNINVLSDNKYVSLSLLTAFSLSIGSGPIILSACCAAELCPLRYRSYFLCCISIFNSIILATVVKFSPLLFKYFGTHGAFLFYAISSSVFLILIYKYMPETKDLTIQEIQERMTRRDGRGHANRETLPLNETEFTQK
- the LOC138403093 gene encoding facilitated trehalose transporter Tret1-like isoform X2, translating into MVMGAPTVLIPQLRKEANSTDVVTPEMASWLSSMSSYNGIPWGFILPLLAYRFGRKYILVLISVSVLIGNITFYCSTSVIELIFSQAIQGILSASTTTITLMVMSEYTSPKYRGVLLAVKSATFYWGVWISNAIGTFYHWRNIGIVIFVCSIYNLSSIFYKESPYWLATKGRFEECTKVHRWLKGTGEDSEEELRKLILSQQEHLSIKAAIKGRGNFRKHIKILNILRCETFYKPFGYAILPICLFHFSGKMAYVMYAIDIIKKLTSSEETAYKGMLILDAVTVLGMYLGCGLAKIVRRRTQLLLFSCIGILFLFALSIYLYLVNRNCLSENKYFSLFLLTSFSLSISSGPVLLSVSCAGELCPLRYRSYFLCCLSMFNSTLLATVVKFSPLLFIYFGTHGAFFFYSILSSIFFILVYKYMPETKDLTIQEIQERMTRRDGRGHANKETLLLKEIELTQKI